One segment of Argiope bruennichi chromosome 11, qqArgBrue1.1, whole genome shotgun sequence DNA contains the following:
- the LOC129957661 gene encoding transmembrane protein 50A-like — MSGCLDNIHFNRPEWLELGEKRNSVASIVAGCLFFTGWWIIIYIASKYPDTTDFYHAYHVCGVIGTIAFFMINAVSNGQVRGDAYTTGCLGQRGARVWLFLGFVLGFGSLIGSCWILFGLYVIPMKNPQGPGIGVFLQNMFIFLGGLVFKFGRTEDLWG; from the exons ATGTCTGGTTGTTTggataatattcatttcaataggCCTGAATGGCTTGAACTAGGTGAAAAGAGAAATTCAGTTGCTTCAATAGTAGCTGGGTGCTTG tttttcACAGGATGGTGGATCATTATATACATTGCTTCTAAGTACCCTGATACCACTGACTTTTACCATGCCTATCATGTATGTGGTGTTATTGGAACTATTGCCTTTTTCAT GATTAATGCTGTCTCTAATGGACAAGTGAGAGGGGATGCATATACGACAGGTTGCTTGGGCCAAAGAG GTGCAAGAGTGTGGCTATTTTTGGGATTTGTTCTTGGCTTTGGTTCTCTGATTGGTTCATGCTGGATTTTGTTTGGTCTATATGTTATCCCTA TGAAAAATCCACAAGGTCCTGGTATTGGAGTTTTTCTGCAAAACATGTTCATTTTCCTTGG AGGTCTTGTATTCAAATTTGGACGTACTGAAGATTTGTGGGGTTGA